Genomic segment of Gemmatimonadota bacterium:
TGTTCTCTAGCTCCTCTGCTAACACCAGTTTCTTTTTTTGTCGCTCTTCCACCGTGTTTACAATGTCTTCGTATGCCTGCTTGCTCAGAAGTTCATTGGCGATTGTTCGCGCCAGGTCCTCAGCCCTGTGCGCAAGGCCCGCCACAGACACTACTCCTTTCTCTATATTACGGAACAAGAATCTTATTTGAGCTCCAAACACCAGAAACGAAATAAGCAAAATTACAAACGGAAACAAGGCAGGGGGTGCATACACCAACACATCGTCCAGCAACTCAGATACATCGGTGCCTTCAGTTGCCAATTGCAGAAGGGCTTTAATTAAGGCCAGGCCAAACGTTTCCGGTTTGATGGCAATAACAAAGAATACGAAGCTGAGTGGAATCGCGGTAGCAACGGCACAGACATTTCGTTGCCATTTCTCGACGATCTCGTGCAAGTAGAAGAAACTAGCGAGACTTCCGGGAACCCTGGTCTTCCCCGCGGTCCCGAAGGCTCGATATTGGATGCCGCCAACTATTGCCAAGCAGATGACGACTGCCCCCCATAACAACAATTCTTCGGTTAGAGTTAGTTCTTGGACTACTAGAGCTACTTCTTGGGCTGCAGGTGTTGGCTCTTGGGCTGTATCCGGCATTTTGCGCGATCCCTCCGCCATTGGTCCTAAATTGACTCAAACGCGACATCCCGCGAAGTCCCCCCGGATTCGAGTTGCAGCGCACAGAGGCGCCGGATTCGCCGGGTCATCTATTGCGCGTTCGCCACGCCCGCTTAGGGACCGATCTCTAAACGTTCATCTCAGGTAGGTGCTTCCAGTGCTGAAGACATCGACGCGCTCCATGGCCGAGACCTGCTGAACTCGAAGCGGAAATCACACAGCCCCGGATCTTGCAGGGGTGTCAGTGGCTCGGCATTACCGGCAACGGTTGTTCGGGCAGGGGTTCGCCGATACTTCCGTGGCGGTGGTGGTTGCGACCGCCACAGTCATCGTCGATGCGATGAAAATGGCCAAAGCCACACAGCGGACCAAATCTGTCAACGTGCGCATTACGTCCCTCCGTCAATGGTGGGTTGCTATGAATTGACGACGGTAACCGGAAATCGTAAATAAATGAATACCTTATTTGGTGTATGACTAGTTTGCGAAACCTTATACCGCTGGATATATGGAATATGATTCGGGACCAAAAAACCTTATGACGAACGAGGTCGGGTATATGTACGTTTTGGGGCAGCGGCCCGGCCTCCCCCCCCTGCCGCTGGATTGCCGGGCACCATGATCCCTAGGCGGCTCCGCTCGATGGCTCGCATGCTGGCCTGTTGCCGGAATGGAATGACGCGCCATTCCCTTGTAAGGAGTGACAATCCGGGTCACCCTAGCGCGATCGCCTGCACCTGCACTTGACCGAGCAACTCCCCGACAATTGCGAGGCTCTTGAGATCGCGCGTAAGTCCGATCTTGACGAGTCGCGAAGCTGTCAGGCCGCCGCCGCAAGGGAAAGTACGGTCGGCATACCCTCGCCGCACAGTTCCCACCCGGCCCTGTCGCTGACGCGCCATACCTCCCCGGTATCCGTGCCGACCAGCACGCCGCCCCGCGCCTTCGGGTCCACCGTCAAACCATGGAAGTTGGCGGCACTCGGGGAATGGGCCTCGTCGCACAGCGAGCGCCACGACTCGCCGCCGTCCTCGGACCGGAACAGCATTGCCTGCGCGCCGTGCTCCTCGCGACAGTTCGAAAATGCTGAGGGCGCGCTTGCGACGGTCAGCCCGTACGGCGCGCGATGATCGATGCACATCGGCCGGGAGTAGCGCGGCGTAATGCCCTTCCACGCGTACGTCCATGTGCGGCCGCCATCGTCGGATCGAAATACCCCGGCGTTGCCTTCCACCATCTCCGCTACCCCGTCCAAGCGTCCGTACCCGGTGGACGCGTACAGGGTGTCTGGCTCCGCCGGGTGCGCGAACAGCATGTGCAGGTCCGGGTTGTCGCCGGGCAGGACTACGGACCAGGTCTCGCCGGAATCCTCGGACAGGGCCAGGCCGCCCACTTCGACGCCGGCCAGAATGCGCGTACCGTCAACGACCAGAGCGCGCGCTCGTGCCGCGACCGGCGGATTCATGGGAATCTGCCATCCTCCGGCATCTGCCAACTGCGCGAGGCCCACGACCTCCGTCCAGGTGGCCCCATGATCGTCGCTCCGGAACAGCCCCGTGGGCGCCGTCCCCGCGTAGAGTGTCCCGCGACCGTCGGAGCGGACCTGCCACACTTCCCTGCCCTGGAGACCCGACGGTGCCCACGTCCGGCCCGAGTCATTCGACACGTACAGGCCGTCGTCCGTGCCGGCAAAGCATGATCCGTCGATACGAACGAGTTCGCGGACGTCGCGGCTTTGAAGAACCTGCTTGGCAGCCCCCTCCGCCACGATAAAGACGCCTTCGCTGGTCCCTGCGCAAATTTCCATGATGCTTCGCTCCCCGGCCGCTGGACGGTAGGTCAATACCGACCCGCCCGGGCCGTCTTGAATTGCAGAGCAATCCCGCGCCCCATGATGCCGACACCTGTGGAAGCTTCCAAGAAACGGCAACCGATGGCACAGAATTCACGATGAGCGAGTCGACGCGGTCGATCCCGTCTGAACGAGACATTGCCAGCTCGAGGGGCGCGTCCTCGGGGCCTGGTCGTTTCCCATTTACGGTCTCAAGGAAGATTCCGGATACCGCCGCCGGACCGCTGGCGACATGTGCTCGCTGCGAGGGATGGGGCTAGAGAGCAAGTCGCCGAGCTGCAGGGTGAAGAAGCTCGTCTCGCCCAGTTGTGAGGAGTGTGCGGGGAACCGAACCCCGGGTACTCCCTGCCCCGGTCGGGTGAACTGCACGCGACCGATCAGGGTTGCGATAATCGGGTGGTAGCGCGCACCGAGCCCGCCCTCGATGGCTTCGTTGAACAGCGCCTTCACCAGATCTGCGCCCGCGGCGTCGATCCCGACCTCCGCCGCAAGCTCAAGCGCATAGTCGAGGTCCTTCATCGCGTAGGTCACGGGGAACACGCTCTCCGGATAGTAATCCGGGAGCATCGCCTTCATGCCGCGGTAGCAGAGCGTGAAGCTGTCGCCCGAACTCCGGCCCACCGCCTCCAGAAAGGTCTCGGGCGCGCTGCCCTTGCGGCGCGCAATCGCAGGCGCCTTGACCAGCGCGCGGACGGAGGAAGGTCAGCCGTCACCAGGTGACAGCGGCCGCGCTGATCCTCCACCACGCCACCACCGACCGGTAGCCGTCGCCCCTTGCAGCCGCCAGCACTCCCGCACGAGGATCCGGGCCAGTCTCGGTACGGACTCGGGGGCACCTGCTCCTTGACGTCAACGAAGCTCGCTTTCACGTCCGTCTGCACCGGTACCAGCCCCGTGGTTGCCCCCTCTCGGTGGCCCAAGACTCCAGCGCAGTACCAGCCAGGCCGCGACCGCGGAAGCGCCCGACCCAATCAGGATCCCCAGCCTGTCGCCCGCAAAGTACGCCCCGCTTCCGTGCTCGAAGGCCAGCCCGGCGATGAACAGACTCATCGTGAACCCGATGCCGCACGCCCACGCGACGCCAAGGATCTGCCCCCAGGTCACGCCCCGCGGGAGGGTCACCACCTTCAACAGCACGCCGAGGCCAACGAACAAGACGATGCCGATCGGCTTGCCGAGGAAGAGCCCGGCTGCAATGCCGAACGTCACGGGATGGAGCACGTCCTCAAGGCCGACCCCGCCCAGCGCCAATCCTGCGTTGACAAAGGCGAACACCGGCAGGATCGCGTACGCGACCGGTGCATGCAGGTCGTGCTCCAGCTCCTTCAGCGGTGATCGTCCCTCCGAGGC
This window contains:
- a CDS encoding sialidase family protein; the protein is MEICAGTSEGVFIVAEGAAKQVLQSRDVRELVRIDGSCFAGTDDGLYVSNDSGRTWAPSGLQGREVWQVRSDGRGTLYAGTAPTGLFRSDDHGATWTEVVGLAQLADAGGWQIPMNPPVAARARALVVDGTRILAGVEVGGLALSEDSGETWSVVLPGDNPDLHMLFAHPAEPDTLYASTGYGRLDGVAEMVEGNAGVFRSDDGGRTWTYAWKGITPRYSRPMCIDHRAPYGLTVASAPSAFSNCREEHGAQAMLFRSEDGGESWRSLCDEAHSPSAANFHGLTVDPKARGGVLVGTDTGEVWRVSDRAGWELCGEGMPTVLSLAAAA
- a CDS encoding NAD-binding protein; this encodes MVKAPAIARRKGSAPETFLEAVGRSSGDSFTLCYRGMKAMLPDYYPESVFPVTYAMKDLDYALELAAEVGIDAAGADLVKALFNEAIEGGLGARYHPIIATLIGRVQFTRPGQGVPGVRFPAHSSQLGETSFFTLQLGDLLSSPIPRSEHMSPAVRRRYPESSLRP
- the nhaA gene encoding Na+/H+ antiporter NhaA, with translation DIAFALALVGVFGRRVPTALMVFLLSLAIFDDLAAIAIIAVFYSADLSLEALLVGVVALGVGVSLNRLRVTRTTAYVLVGVVLWVAMLKSGVHATLAGVLIAFCVPLRASEGRSPLKELEHDLHAPVAYAILPVFAFVNAGLALGGVGLEDVLHPVTFGIAAGLFLGKPIGIVLFVGLGVLLKVVTLPRGVTWGQILGVAWACGIGFTMSLFIAGLAFEHGSGAYFAGDRLGILIGSGASAVAAWLVLRWSLGPPRGGNHGAGTGADGRESELR